Proteins found in one Chlamydia pneumoniae TW-183 genomic segment:
- a CDS encoding polymorphic outer membrane protein middle domain-containing protein, translated as MKYSLPWLLTSSALVFSLHPLMAANTDLSSSDNYENGSSGSAAFTAKETSDASGTTYTLTSDVSITNVSAITPADKSCFTNTGGALSFVGADHSLVLQTIALTHDGAAINNTNTALSFSGFSSLLIDSAPATGTSGGKGAICVTNTEGGTATFTDNASVTLQKNTSEKDGAAVSAYSIDLAKTTTAALLDQNTSTKNGGALCSTANTTVQGNSGTVTFSSNTATDKGGGIYSKEKDSTLDANTGVVTFKSNTAKTGGAWSSDDNLALTGNTQVLFQENKTTGSAAQANNPEGCGGAICCYLATATDKTGLAISQNQEMSFTSNTTTANGGAIYATKCTLDGNTTLTFDQNTATAGCGGAIYTETEDFSLKGSTGTVTFSTNTAKTGGALYSKGNSSLTGNTNLLFSGNKATGPSNSSANQEGCGGAILAFIDSGSVSDKTGLSIANNQEVSLTSNAATVSGGAIYATKCTLTGNGSLTFDGNTAGTSGGAIYTETEDFTLTGSTGTVTFSTNTAKTGGALYSKGNNSLSGNTNLLFSGNKATGPSNSSANQEGCGGAILSFLESASVSTKKGLWIEDNENVSLSGNTATVSGGAIYATKCALHGNTTLTFDGNTAETAGGAIYTETEDFTLTGSTGTVTFSTNTAKTAGALHTKGNTSFTKNKALVFSGNSATATATTTTDQEGCGGAILCNISESDIATKSLTLTENESLSFINNTAKRSGGGIYAPKCVISGSESINFDGNTAETSGGAIYSKNLSITANGPVSFTNNSGGKGGAIYIADSGELSLEAIDGDITFSGNRATEGTSTPNSIHLGAGAKITKLAAAPGHTIYFYDPITMEAPASGGTIEELVINPVVKAIVPPPQPKNGPIASVPVVPVAPANPNTGTIVFSSGKLPSQDASIPANTTTILNQKINLAGGNVVLKEGATLQVYSFTQQPDSTVFMDAGTTLETTTTNNTDGSIDLKNLSVNLDALDGKRMITIAVNSTSGGLKISGDLKFHNNEGSFYDNPGLKANLNLPFLDLSSTSGTVNLDDFNPIPSSMAAPDYGYQGSWTLVPKVGAGGKVTLVAEWQALGYTPKPELRATLVPNSLWNAYVNIHSIQQEIATAMSDAPSHPGIWIGGIGNAFHQDKQKENAGFRLISRGYIVGGSMTTPQEYTFAVAFSQLFGKSKDYVVSDIKSQVYAGSLCAQSSYVIPLHSSLRRHVLSKVLPELPGETPLVLHGQVSYGRNHHNMTTKLANNTQGKSDWDSHSFAVEVGGSLPVDLNYRYLTSYSPYVKLQVVSVNQKGFQEVAADPRIFDASHLVNVSIPMGLTFKHESAKPPSALLLTLGYAVDAYRDHPHCLTSLTNGTSWSTFATNLSRQAFFAEASGHLKLLHGLDCFASGSCELRSSSRSYNANCGTRYSF; from the coding sequence ATGAAATATTCTTTACCTTGGCTACTTACCTCTTCGGCTTTAGTTTTCTCCCTACATCCACTAATGGCTGCTAACACGGATCTCTCATCATCCGATAACTATGAAAATGGTAGTAGTGGTAGCGCAGCATTCACTGCCAAGGAAACTTCGGATGCTTCAGGAACTACCTACACTCTCACTAGCGATGTTTCTATTACGAATGTATCTGCAATTACTCCTGCAGATAAAAGCTGTTTTACAAACACAGGAGGAGCATTGAGTTTTGTTGGAGCTGATCACTCATTGGTTCTGCAAACCATAGCGCTTACGCATGATGGTGCTGCAATTAACAATACCAACACAGCTCTTTCTTTCTCAGGATTCTCGTCACTCTTAATCGACTCAGCTCCAGCAACAGGAACTTCGGGCGGCAAGGGTGCTATTTGTGTGACAAATACAGAGGGAGGTACTGCGACTTTTACTGACAATGCCAGTGTCACCCTCCAAAAAAATACTTCAGAAAAAGATGGAGCTGCAGTTTCTGCCTACAGCATCGATCTTGCTAAGACTACGACAGCAGCTCTCTTAGATCAAAATACTAGCACAAAAAATGGCGGGGCCCTCTGTAGTACAGCAAACACTACAGTCCAAGGAAACTCAGGAACGGTGACCTTCTCCTCAAATACTGCTACAGATAAAGGTGGGGGGATCTACTCAAAAGAAAAGGATAGCACGCTAGATGCCAATACAGGAGTCGTTACCTTCAAATCTAATACTGCAAAGACGGGGGGTGCTTGGAGCTCTGATGACAATCTTGCTCTTACCGGCAACACTCAAGTACTTTTTCAGGAAAATAAAACAACCGGCTCAGCAGCACAGGCAAATAACCCGGAAGGTTGTGGTGGGGCAATCTGTTGTTATCTTGCTACAGCAACAGACAAAACTGGATTAGCCATTTCTCAGAATCAAGAAATGAGCTTCACTAGTAATACAACAACTGCGAATGGTGGAGCGATCTACGCTACTAAATGTACTCTGGATGGAAACACAACTCTTACCTTCGATCAGAATACTGCGACAGCAGGATGTGGCGGAGCTATCTATACAGAAACTGAAGATTTTTCTCTTAAGGGAAGTACGGGAACCGTGACCTTCAGCACAAATACAGCAAAGACAGGCGGCGCCTTATATTCTAAAGGAAACAGCTCGCTGACTGGAAATACCAACCTGCTCTTTTCAGGGAACAAAGCTACGGGCCCGAGTAATTCTTCAGCAAATCAAGAGGGTTGCGGTGGGGCAATCCTAGCCTTTATTGATTCAGGATCCGTAAGCGATAAAACAGGACTATCGATTGCAAACAACCAAGAAGTCAGCCTCACTAGTAATGCTGCAACAGTAAGTGGTGGTGCGATCTATGCTACCAAATGTACTCTAACTGGAAACGGCTCCCTGACCTTTGACGGCAATACTGCTGGAACTTCAGGAGGGGCGATCTATACAGAAACTGAAGATTTTACTCTTACAGGAAGTACAGGAACCGTGACCTTCAGCACAAATACAGCAAAGACAGGCGGCGCCTTATATTCTAAAGGCAACAACTCTCTGTCTGGTAATACCAACCTGCTCTTTTCAGGGAACAAAGCTACGGGCCCGAGTAATTCTTCAGCAAATCAAGAGGGTTGCGGTGGGGCAATCCTATCGTTTCTTGAGTCAGCATCTGTAAGTACTAAAAAAGGACTCTGGATTGAAGATAACGAAAACGTGAGTCTCTCTGGTAATACTGCAACAGTAAGTGGCGGTGCGATCTATGCGACCAAGTGTGCTCTGCATGGAAACACGACTCTTACCTTTGATGGCAATACTGCCGAAACTGCAGGAGGAGCGATCTATACAGAAACCGAAGATTTTACTCTTACGGGAAGTACGGGAACCGTGACCTTCAGCACAAATACAGCAAAGACAGCAGGGGCTCTACATACTAAAGGAAATACTTCCTTTACCAAAAATAAGGCTCTTGTATTTTCTGGAAATTCAGCAACAGCAACAGCAACAACAACTACAGATCAAGAAGGTTGTGGTGGAGCGATCCTCTGTAATATCTCAGAGTCTGACATAGCTACAAAAAGCTTAACTCTTACTGAAAATGAGAGTTTAAGTTTCATTAACAATACGGCAAAAAGAAGTGGTGGTGGTATTTATGCTCCTAAGTGTGTAATCTCAGGCAGTGAATCCATAAACTTTGATGGCAATACTGCTGAAACTTCGGGAGGAGCGATTTATTCGAAAAACCTTTCGATTACAGCTAACGGTCCTGTCTCCTTTACCAATAATTCTGGAGGCAAGGGAGGCGCCATTTATATAGCCGATAGCGGAGAACTTTCCTTAGAGGCTATTGATGGGGATATTACTTTCTCAGGGAACCGAGCGACTGAGGGAACTTCAACTCCCAACTCGATCCATTTAGGTGCGGGGGCTAAGATCACTAAGCTTGCAGCAGCTCCTGGTCATACGATTTATTTTTATGATCCTATTACGATGGAAGCTCCTGCATCTGGAGGAACAATAGAGGAGTTAGTCATCAATCCTGTTGTCAAAGCTATTGTTCCTCCTCCCCAACCAAAAAATGGTCCTATAGCTTCAGTGCCTGTAGTCCCTGTAGCACCTGCAAACCCAAACACGGGAACTATAGTATTTTCTTCTGGAAAACTCCCCAGTCAAGATGCCTCGATTCCTGCAAATACTACCACCATACTGAACCAGAAGATCAACTTAGCAGGAGGAAATGTCGTTTTAAAAGAAGGAGCCACCCTACAAGTATATTCCTTCACACAGCAGCCTGATTCTACAGTATTCATGGATGCAGGAACGACCTTAGAGACCACGACAACTAACAATACAGATGGCAGCATCGATCTAAAGAATCTCTCTGTAAATCTGGATGCTTTAGATGGCAAGCGTATGATAACGATTGCCGTAAACAGCACAAGTGGGGGATTAAAAATCTCAGGGGATCTGAAATTCCATAACAATGAAGGAAGTTTCTATGACAATCCTGGGTTGAAAGCAAACTTAAATCTTCCTTTCTTAGATCTTTCTTCTACTTCAGGAACTGTAAATTTAGACGACTTCAATCCGATTCCTTCTAGCATGGCTGCTCCGGATTATGGGTATCAAGGGAGTTGGACTCTGGTTCCTAAAGTAGGAGCTGGAGGGAAGGTGACTTTGGTCGCGGAATGGCAAGCGTTAGGATACACTCCTAAACCAGAGCTTCGTGCGACTTTAGTTCCTAATAGCCTTTGGAATGCTTATGTAAACATCCATTCTATACAGCAGGAGATCGCCACTGCGATGTCGGACGCTCCCTCACATCCAGGGATTTGGATTGGAGGTATTGGCAACGCCTTCCATCAAGACAAGCAAAAGGAAAATGCAGGATTCCGTTTGATTTCCAGAGGTTATATTGTTGGTGGCAGCATGACCACCCCTCAAGAATATACCTTTGCTGTTGCATTCAGCCAACTCTTTGGCAAATCTAAGGATTACGTAGTCTCGGATATTAAATCTCAAGTCTATGCAGGATCTCTCTGTGCTCAGAGCTCTTATGTCATTCCCCTGCATAGCTCATTACGTCGCCACGTCCTCTCTAAGGTCCTTCCAGAGCTCCCAGGAGAAACTCCCCTTGTTCTCCATGGTCAAGTTTCCTATGGAAGAAACCACCATAATATGACGACAAAGCTTGCGAACAACACACAAGGGAAATCAGACTGGGACAGCCATAGCTTCGCTGTTGAAGTCGGTGGTTCTCTTCCTGTAGATCTAAACTACAGATACCTTACCAGCTACTCTCCCTATGTGAAACTCCAAGTTGTGAGTGTAAATCAAAAAGGATTCCAAGAGGTTGCTGCTGATCCACGTATCTTTGACGCTAGCCATCTGGTCAACGTGTCTATCCCTATGGGACTCACCTTCAAACACGAATCAGCAAAGCCCCCCAGTGCTTTGCTTCTTACTTTAGGTTACGCTGTAGATGCTTACCGGGATCACCCTCACTGCCTGACCTCCTTAACAAATGGCACCTCGTGGTCTACGTTTGCTACAAACTTATCACGACAAGCTTTCTTTGCTGAGGCTTCTGGACATCTGAAGTTACTTCATGGTCTTGACTGCTTCGCTTCTGGAAGTTGTGAACTGCGCAGCTCCTCAAGAAGCTATAATGCAAACTGTGGAACTCGTTATTCTTTCTAA
- a CDS encoding polymorphic outer membrane protein middle domain-containing protein: protein MKSSVSWLFFSSIPLFSSLSIVAAEVTLDSSNNSYDGSNGTTFTVFSTTDAAAGTTYSLLSDVSFQNAGALGIPLASGCFLEAGGDLTFQGNQHALKFAFINAGSSAGTVASTSAADKNLLFNDFSRLSIISCPSLLLSPTGQCALKSVGNLSLTGNSQIIFTQNFSSDNGGVINTKNFLLSGTSQFASFSRNQAFTGKQGGVVYATGTITIENSPGIVSFSQNLAKGSGGALYSTDNCSITDNFQVIFDGNSAWEAAQAQGGAICCTTTDKTVTLTGNKNLSFTNNTALTYGGAISGLKVSISAGGPTLFQSNISGSSAGQGGGGAINIASAGELALSATSGDITFNNNQVTNGSTSTRNAINIIDTAKVTSIRAATGQSIYFYDPITNPGTAASTDTLNLNLADANSEIEYGGAIVFSGEKLSPTEKAIAANVTSTIRQPAVLARGDLVLRDGVTVTFKDLTQSPGSRILMDGGTTLSAKEANLSLNGLAVNLSSLDGTNKAALKTEAADKNISLSGTIALIDTEGSFYENHNLKSASTYPLLELTTAGANGTITLGALSTLTLQEPETHYGYQGNWQLSWANATSSKIGSINWTRTGYIPSPERKSNLPLNSLWGNFIDIRSINQLIETKSSGEPFERELWLSGIANFFYRDSMPTRHGFRHISGGYALGITATTPAEDQLTFAFCQLFARDRNHITGKNHGDTYGASLYFHHTEGLFDIANFLWGKATRAPWVLSEISQIIPLSFDAKFSYLHTDNHMKTYYTDNSIIKGSWRNDAFCADLGASLPFVISVPYLLKEVEPFVKVQYIYAHQQDFYERHAEGRAFNKSELINVEIPIGVTFERDSKSEKGTYDLTLMYILDAYRRNPKCQTSLIASDANWMAYGTNLARQGFSVRAANHFQVNPHMEIFGQFAFEVRSSSRNYNTNLGSKFCF, encoded by the coding sequence ATGAAGTCCTCTGTCTCTTGGTTGTTCTTTTCTTCAATCCCGCTCTTTTCATCGCTCTCTATAGTCGCGGCAGAGGTGACCTTAGATAGCAGCAATAATAGCTATGATGGATCTAACGGAACTACCTTCACGGTCTTTTCCACTACGGACGCTGCTGCAGGAACTACCTATTCCTTACTTTCCGACGTATCCTTTCAAAATGCAGGGGCTTTAGGAATTCCCTTAGCCTCAGGATGCTTCCTAGAAGCGGGCGGCGATCTTACTTTCCAAGGAAATCAACATGCACTGAAGTTTGCATTTATCAATGCGGGCTCTAGCGCTGGAACTGTAGCCAGTACCTCAGCAGCAGATAAGAATCTTCTCTTTAATGATTTTTCTAGACTCTCTATTATCTCTTGTCCCTCTCTTCTTCTCTCTCCTACTGGACAATGTGCTTTAAAATCTGTGGGGAATCTATCTCTAACTGGCAATTCCCAAATTATATTTACTCAGAACTTCTCGTCAGATAACGGCGGTGTTATCAATACGAAAAACTTCTTATTATCAGGGACATCTCAGTTTGCGAGCTTTTCGAGAAACCAAGCCTTCACAGGGAAGCAAGGCGGTGTAGTTTACGCTACAGGAACTATAACTATCGAGAACAGCCCTGGGATAGTTTCCTTCTCTCAAAACCTAGCGAAAGGATCTGGCGGTGCTCTGTACAGCACTGACAACTGTTCGATTACAGATAACTTTCAAGTGATCTTTGACGGCAATAGTGCTTGGGAAGCCGCTCAAGCTCAGGGCGGGGCTATTTGTTGCACTACGACAGATAAAACAGTGACTCTTACTGGGAACAAAAACCTCTCTTTCACAAATAATACAGCATTGACATATGGCGGAGCCATCTCTGGACTCAAGGTCAGTATTTCCGCTGGAGGTCCTACTCTATTTCAAAGTAATATCTCAGGAAGTAGCGCCGGTCAGGGAGGAGGAGGAGCGATCAATATAGCATCTGCTGGGGAACTCGCTCTCTCTGCTACTTCTGGAGATATTACCTTCAATAACAACCAAGTCACCAACGGAAGCACAAGTACAAGAAACGCAATAAATATCATTGATACCGCTAAAGTCACATCGATACGAGCTGCTACGGGGCAATCTATCTATTTCTATGATCCCATCACAAATCCAGGAACCGCAGCTTCTACCGACACATTGAACTTAAACTTAGCAGATGCGAACAGTGAGATCGAGTATGGGGGTGCGATTGTCTTTTCTGGAGAAAAGCTTTCCCCTACAGAAAAAGCAATCGCTGCAAACGTCACCTCTACTATCCGACAACCTGCAGTATTAGCGCGGGGAGATCTTGTACTTCGTGATGGAGTCACCGTAACTTTCAAGGATCTGACTCAAAGTCCAGGATCCCGCATCTTAATGGATGGGGGGACTACACTTAGTGCTAAAGAGGCAAATCTTTCGCTTAATGGCTTAGCAGTAAATCTCTCCTCTTTAGATGGAACCAACAAGGCAGCTTTAAAAACAGAAGCTGCAGATAAAAATATCAGCCTATCGGGAACGATTGCGCTTATTGACACGGAAGGGTCATTCTATGAGAATCATAACTTAAAAAGTGCTAGTACCTATCCTCTTCTTGAACTTACCACCGCAGGAGCCAACGGAACGATTACTCTGGGAGCTCTTTCTACCCTGACTCTTCAAGAACCTGAAACCCACTACGGGTATCAAGGAAACTGGCAGTTGTCTTGGGCAAATGCAACATCCTCAAAAATAGGAAGCATCAACTGGACCCGTACAGGATACATTCCTAGTCCTGAGAGAAAAAGTAATCTCCCTCTAAATAGCTTATGGGGAAACTTTATAGATATACGCTCGATCAATCAGCTTATAGAAACCAAGTCCAGTGGGGAGCCTTTTGAGCGTGAGCTATGGCTTTCAGGAATTGCGAATTTCTTCTATAGAGATTCTATGCCCACCCGCCATGGTTTCCGCCATATCAGCGGGGGTTATGCACTAGGGATCACAGCAACAACTCCTGCCGAGGATCAGCTTACTTTTGCCTTCTGCCAGCTCTTTGCTAGAGATCGCAATCATATTACAGGTAAGAACCACGGAGATACTTACGGTGCCTCTTTGTATTTCCACCATACAGAAGGGCTCTTCGACATCGCCAATTTCCTCTGGGGAAAAGCAACCCGAGCTCCCTGGGTGCTCTCTGAGATCTCCCAGATCATTCCTTTATCGTTCGATGCTAAATTCAGTTATCTCCATACAGACAACCACATGAAGACATATTATACCGATAACTCTATCATCAAGGGTTCTTGGAGAAACGATGCCTTCTGTGCAGATCTTGGAGCTAGCCTGCCTTTTGTTATTTCCGTTCCGTATCTTCTGAAAGAAGTCGAACCTTTTGTCAAAGTACAGTATATCTATGCGCATCAGCAAGACTTCTACGAGCGTCATGCTGAAGGACGCGCTTTCAATAAAAGCGAGCTTATCAACGTAGAGATTCCTATAGGCGTCACCTTCGAAAGAGACTCAAAATCAGAAAAGGGAACTTACGATCTTACTCTTATGTATATACTCGATGCTTACCGACGCAATCCTAAATGTCAAACTTCCCTAATAGCTAGCGATGCTAACTGGATGGCCTATGGTACCAACCTCGCACGACAAGGTTTTTCTGTTCGTGCTGCGAACCATTTCCAAGTGAACCCCCACATGGAAATCTTCGGTCAATTCGCTTTTGAAGTACGAAGTTCTTCACGAAATTATAATACAAACCTAGGCTCTAAGTTTTGTTTCTAG
- a CDS encoding polymorphic outer membrane protein middle domain-containing protein, with the protein MKIPLHKLLISSTLVTPILLSIATYGADASLSPTDSFDGAGGSTFTPKSTADANGTNYVLSGNVYINDAGKGTALTGCCFTETTGDLTFTGKGYSFSFNTVDAGSNAGAAASTTADKALTFTGFSNLSFIAAPGTTVASGKSTLSSAGALNLTDNGTILFSQNVSNEANNNGGAITAKTLSISGNTSSITFTSNSAKKLGGAIYSSAAASISGNTGQLVFMNNKGETGGGALGFEASSSITQNSSLFFSGNTATDAAGKGGAIYCEKTGETPTLTISGNKSLTFAENSSVTQGGAICAHGLDLSAAGPTLFSNNRCGNTAAGKGGAIAIADSGSLSLSANQGDITFLGNTLTSTSAPTSTRNAIYLGSSAKITNLRAAQGQSIYFYDPIASNTTGASDVLTINQPDSNSPLDYSGTIVFSGEKLSADEAKAADNFTSILKQPLALASGTLALKGNVELDVNGFTQTEGSTLLMQPGTKLKADTEAISLTKLVVDLSALEGNKSVSIETAGANKTITLTSPLVFQDSSGNFYESHTINQAFTQPLVVFTAATAASDIYIDALLTSPVQTPEPHYGYQGHWEATWADTSTAKSGTMTWVTTGYNPNPERRASVVPDSLWASFTDIRTLQQIMTSQANSIYQQRGLWASGTANFFHKDKSGTNQAFRHKSYGYIVGGSAEDFSENIFSVAFCQLFGKDKDLFIVENTSHNYLASLYLQHRAFLGGLPMPSFGSITDMLKDIPLILNAQLSYSYTKNDMDTRYTSYPEAQGSWTNNSGALELGGSLALYLPKEAPFFQGYFPFLKFQAVYSRQQNFKESGAEARAFDDGDLVNCSIPVGIRLEKISEDEKNNFEISLAYIGDVYRKNPRSRTSLMVSGASWTSLCKNLARQAFLASAGSHLTLSPHVELSGEAAYELRGSAHIYNVDCGLRYSF; encoded by the coding sequence ATGAAAATACCCTTGCACAAACTCCTGATCTCTTCGACTCTTGTCACTCCCATTCTATTGAGCATTGCAACTTACGGAGCAGATGCTTCTTTATCCCCTACAGATAGCTTTGATGGAGCGGGCGGCTCTACATTTACTCCAAAATCTACAGCAGATGCCAATGGAACGAACTATGTCTTATCAGGAAATGTCTATATAAACGATGCTGGGAAAGGCACAGCATTAACAGGCTGCTGCTTTACAGAAACTACGGGTGATCTGACATTTACTGGAAAGGGATACTCATTTTCATTCAACACGGTAGATGCGGGTTCGAATGCAGGAGCTGCGGCAAGCACAACTGCTGATAAAGCCCTAACATTCACAGGATTTTCTAACCTTTCCTTCATTGCAGCTCCTGGAACTACAGTTGCTTCAGGAAAAAGTACTTTAAGTTCTGCAGGAGCCTTAAATCTTACCGATAATGGAACGATTCTCTTTAGCCAAAACGTCTCCAATGAAGCTAATAACAATGGCGGAGCGATCACCGCAAAAACTCTTTCTATTTCTGGGAATACCTCTTCTATAACCTTCACTAGTAATAGCGCAAAAAAATTAGGTGGAGCGATCTATAGCTCTGCGGCTGCAAGTATTTCAGGAAACACCGGCCAGTTAGTCTTTATGAATAATAAAGGAGAAACTGGGGGTGGGGCTCTGGGCTTTGAAGCCAGCTCCTCGATTACTCAAAATAGCTCCCTTTTCTTCTCTGGAAACACTGCAACAGATGCTGCAGGCAAGGGCGGGGCCATTTATTGTGAAAAAACAGGAGAGACTCCTACTCTTACTATCTCTGGAAATAAAAGTCTGACCTTCGCCGAGAACTCTTCAGTAACTCAAGGCGGAGCAATCTGTGCCCATGGTCTAGATCTTTCCGCTGCTGGCCCTACCCTATTTTCAAATAATAGATGCGGGAACACAGCTGCAGGCAAGGGCGGCGCTATTGCAATTGCCGACTCTGGATCTTTAAGTCTCTCTGCAAATCAAGGAGACATCACGTTCCTTGGCAATACTCTAACCTCAACCTCCGCGCCAACATCGACACGGAATGCTATCTACCTGGGATCGTCAGCAAAAATTACGAACTTAAGGGCAGCCCAAGGCCAATCTATCTATTTCTATGATCCGATTGCATCTAACACCACAGGAGCTTCAGACGTTCTGACCATCAACCAACCGGATAGCAACTCGCCTTTAGATTATTCAGGAACGATTGTATTTTCTGGGGAAAAGCTCTCTGCAGATGAAGCGAAAGCTGCTGATAACTTCACATCTATATTAAAGCAACCATTGGCTCTAGCCTCTGGAACCTTAGCACTCAAAGGAAATGTCGAGTTAGATGTCAATGGTTTCACACAGACTGAAGGCTCTACACTCCTCATGCAACCAGGAACAAAGCTCAAAGCAGATACTGAAGCTATCAGTCTTACCAAACTTGTCGTTGATCTTTCTGCCTTAGAGGGAAATAAGAGTGTGTCCATTGAAACAGCAGGAGCCAACAAAACTATAACTCTAACCTCTCCTCTTGTTTTCCAAGATAGTAGCGGCAATTTTTATGAAAGCCATACGATAAACCAAGCCTTCACGCAGCCTTTGGTGGTATTCACTGCTGCTACTGCTGCTAGCGATATTTATATCGATGCGCTTCTCACTTCTCCAGTACAAACTCCAGAACCTCATTACGGGTATCAGGGACATTGGGAAGCCACTTGGGCAGACACATCAACTGCAAAATCAGGAACTATGACTTGGGTAACTACGGGCTACAACCCTAATCCTGAGCGTAGAGCTTCCGTAGTTCCCGATTCATTATGGGCATCCTTTACTGACATTCGCACTCTACAGCAGATCATGACATCTCAAGCGAATAGTATCTATCAGCAACGAGGACTCTGGGCATCAGGAACTGCGAATTTCTTCCATAAGGATAAATCAGGAACTAACCAAGCATTCCGACATAAAAGCTACGGCTATATTGTTGGAGGAAGTGCTGAAGATTTTTCTGAAAATATCTTCAGTGTAGCTTTCTGCCAGCTCTTCGGTAAAGATAAAGACCTGTTTATAGTTGAAAATACCTCTCATAACTATTTAGCATCGCTATACCTGCAACATCGAGCATTCCTAGGAGGACTTCCCATGCCCTCATTTGGAAGTATCACCGACATGCTGAAAGATATTCCTCTCATTTTGAATGCCCAGCTAAGCTACAGCTACACTAAAAATGATATGGATACTCGCTATACTTCCTATCCTGAAGCTCAAGGCTCTTGGACCAATAACTCTGGGGCTCTAGAGCTCGGAGGATCTCTGGCTCTATATCTCCCTAAAGAAGCACCGTTCTTCCAGGGATATTTCCCCTTCTTAAAGTTCCAGGCAGTCTACAGCCGCCAACAAAACTTTAAAGAGAGTGGCGCTGAAGCCCGTGCTTTTGATGATGGAGACCTAGTGAACTGCTCTATCCCTGTCGGCATTCGGTTAGAAAAAATCTCCGAAGATGAAAAAAATAATTTCGAGATTTCTCTAGCCTACATTGGTGATGTGTATCGTAAAAATCCCCGTTCGCGTACTTCTCTAATGGTCAGTGGAGCCTCTTGGACTTCGCTATGTAAAAACCTCGCACGACAAGCCTTCTTAGCAAGTGCTGGAAGCCATCTGACTCTCTCCCCTCATGTAGAACTCTCTGGGGAAGCTGCTTATGAGCTTCGTGGCTCAGCACACATCTACAATGTAGATTGTGGGCTAAGATACTCATTCTAG